CATTCTCAACACACTGCACCAAGCAACATTTATTTGTTGAACATATTTTGTAATAGTTGTATATTCTTTGATACTTTTGTCACTCATGATCATCATACTAAATAATTATCAACAAAGTGGTTTCTTCCTTATTGACTTTATCAGTAAACCATCTGGAAAGCTGTTACTGAGTTTCACACCACCACAGATATCAAAATATATCAGAGGAATACACAGCTAGCTGCTACATAAAGCACTTGTTGAAAACTAAACTATTTTATGTCACTTTCTCCTTGCTACAAAGAGCTCATGTGTAAAATAactaataactaaataaaaatgtgttcttaactgacttgcctagttaaataaaggctaaattaAAAACATCTGATTCTCaatgctatatatatattttttttttcacctttatttaaccaggtaggcaagttgagaacaagttctcatttacaattgcgacctggccaagataaagcaaagcagttcgatacatacaacgacacagagttacacatggagtaaaacaaacatacagtcaataatacagtataaacaagtctatatacgatgtgagcaaatgaggtgagataagggaggtaaaggcaaaaaggccatggtggcaaagtaaatacaatatagcaagtaaaacactggaatggtagatttgcaatgggagaatgtgcaaagtagaaataaaaataaaatatttaaacaaataataatataaaagtATACATTGTCATATCCATTAACTCACAGTTGTCCAtgtaggaatttgttcttaactgatttgcctggttaaataaaaaatattctcaatgttatacaaaagTATTAATTGTCATTAAACGTAACATTTAATGTACATTTCATTATCAATGGGCTGAAAATAATTGAGCTACCAAGGTTGGTTGCACTTTGGTATTTCTCCCAAATCATTTTGATGGAAACGCCCATTTGGGTGCCATTCCCGCTCGTAGGTACCCGTCAATCAAGCCGAAGAGCGCATCTATTGGTTGTTTGGCCCCAGTATATGACAACACAAGTTTTTTTCTCCGGATGAAGCGGGAGAGACCTGTTGTGCATCCACACTGGATTACTAGCAAGTTGCATATTAAGGTAAGTTCCATATGAAGTTTTACACAACTATTCAACAATAAAACATGTAGTTTATAGGGGAAATTATTCTTTGCAACACAAAGTAAAAGTTTAGTTGTCTTTTTCTGAGTGGAATAATGTACTGACATTAAACTAGTTAGCGAGCTAgcttgctactgtatataactagTTCGCTATGTAACGCAGTATTCATTCCGTTAACTGACGTTAGCTAGTGTTTCCAGTTTTGagatctagctagctagttagccattCTCGTGctcatgttctcttgataagtggaTAAATACATGATGACACTGTAAAGTTTTATCTTTTCCATTCATTATAATTCAGAATGATTCTGCAACACGTGGAATGTGCTCATCAGAGATGCGCTGTTGGCTACGTCATATTCAAGTCGCATTTTCCTCTCCAGATTCCTACCTGCACTTTGAATCATGGCAAGCAAACCGGTTTGGGAGCAGATAGGTGCAGGCTTTGTGCAACATTATTACCAACAATTTGATTCTGATAGAACCAAACTCGCCGATCTCTATGTGAGTATTTACATTTCAACACAGTTAGAGATGTGTAATGGTGTTTCATGGACCAACCTTGTCATCTGGAAACCTGGGGTGACTCTCCGCTCTTAATTCCTTGCCTACTTCACTTGGACTCTCTCCTTCAAATAACCCTACAGTTTTCAGCTTTGCTCATGTGAACCACAATCCCAACGCTGTGTTTTAACGTTTAGAAACGTCAATCATTGCTTACAATATGGCTTCTGAAACATATGGCCCTTTCATCATCGAGAAAAAAAGCATTAAAATATACTTACTGTTGCAATTTTTcaagatccatacagctatgggtaCTGCAAGCGATGCGTGTTAATGTTCAGATTGAGTGTCAGGACTCTTAACTCCCCTGTACAGAAGATGTGTAATGGATTGGAATTGAGTCATGTCGAGTCATGTTCAAGGGCTATCCTCCGAAGTGCTTTGAGAAAGTGGCATGGATGAGAGGATATAAGGAATCGAGGAAAACTTTTGAGATGGACCCATGGGGTGTATTCATTGGTCAGattccgttgcaaaacatttgGGTTGGTAACCGTTTACTCCAAGCGGAAAACATTTTACAACGAAAACAAGAATTTCTATTGGTctaattcaggtaggtccctcccatTCCGCAAAGCGTCTTGCAACGGAATCTAACTAATGAATACACAGCTGCTCATGTTGTTCAGTGTGTAACTGATGTGAGAGCTCGCTGTCTTAATAAATTATTGATGTTTGTGTGTCCAGACTGATGCGTCATGTTTAACATGGGAAGGAGTTGGTTTCCAGGGGCATAAAGCCATTATGGAGAAGATCACTGTAAGTGACATCTTCATTTAAACTTCAAAGTAATTATAATGTATAGCCTAATTATTTTAACATGGTACAGACATAAAATACCTCTTCTCTCCCTTACTGCAGAGCTTACCGTTCCAGTCAATTCAGCACAGCATCACCGCACAGGACCACCAGCCCACGCCAGACAGCTGTGTAATGAGCATGGTGATGGGACAGCTCAAGGTAGGTCATTTCAAATGTAGTGGACACACGTTGAGTGACTTGCTGGTGTAACAGGGAGATCGTACCAGAAACTCACCCACAGCTTGAGGTGGCGCCAGTGATTTGCATCCTTTTCAGTGGCACAACTGGTGTATATATTGTCAAGTTGACAGTCATGTGTGTTAACTGTTTGTAGCAGAGGATTGTAGTCAAGCCAAGTCAGAGGCGAGTTGAGAGAATAAGCTAACACAGTGACGCGGGTTACAGTGGTGCCGTGACCTGGATCCACAGTTAAGCTTAGATCAAAGGCTGGGGTCAATGTAGTGCAAGTTTAGAGGGGCGAGAGTAACTGAGTGACATCGAACCAGAAACTCACCAACTGCTTGAAATGACCCTACTTTAAGCCCAGTCAAAGACAAGTTGAGGAAAGGAAAGAAGCTGCTAAGCTAGCATAGTGACACTGGTGAACCTGGGTACAAAAAATGCCACAAAATAAAGATGGATATCTGCACACTTGGGCTGAAACGTTGCACAATAAATTGCAGGAACATTCATCGGTGTCTTTGTTTCACCGCTGAACATGGAAGGAGCTGCTCCTGTTTTCATTTTAATACCACTTAAAGACACTTGAGCTTAactgtaatcaattttagaatcaaATCGATGGTTCTTATTGTGGTTAATttctactgtatgtaatgattagggttgcacattttggggaatattcagagggaaactttccatgggaattaacggaaatatatatgcaaattaatatctttttaaatgtaatgtttttttgcattggatatttACCATGTCATATGgagacatatttttaccttgagtagacataattgcaaatgattaaatccttccaatagaaataaacaatttagttacgaatttaactttaattaaatgagttgactcttcacatgggaggatttcactgaacaacaaaataaaaggaatattgaatgatcctcaatgatccatcgcatctcccaaaaacattttcaacataaaTCTGTGAAATGATAGTCCAGAAACTAAAGCtatggttgtcttcctctcaagCTTCCATGagttctccctggacctcctcaatgtccacctcttgaacatcagactctgagacctcatcttcactgtcaatttccaaccttgttgagaatggcttgttgtcaggctcaaaaagcctcaaatttgcctggatggccaccaatttttcaacccttgtattgttcagcctgttgcgtgctttggtgtgtgtgttcccaaacaaggaccagttgcgctctgaggtggtgggatttggaggatgatggaggcaacaggggaaagagcctcagatccacaaagacccttccaccaggtggctgatgagatatgttggcacgagtgccatattgcatctccatcccaaagcccttgcttggaagtgtacttcagtGATcggcagcttaccgatcactgtacctgtacatagccaaactgtaaatagcacacccaactaccttatccccatattgttactgaTCTTTCtcacccagtatctctacttgcccATCATCTGCACATCAATAACTCCAATGTTAAtggtaaattgtaattatttcacatccatggcctatttattgccttactcttctacatttgcacacagtgtacatgtctttttctattgtgttattgactgtgtttatgtgtaactgctgtttttgtcgcactgctttgctttattttggtcagttcgcagttgtaaatgagaacatgttctcaactggcctacttggttaaataatggtgaaataaaaactttgccagactgccaagaaccttgccctcatccaggccacggtggcgagacacggtagtaaTGACACCATAGACCTTGTTGATCGCTGcatcagacaggatgctcttgccagcataccaacatgtacgctgcggtgtGTATtggctttttgatgtatttcagaactgcagattcctctgcttggagcaacagtgaagtgggcagggctgTATGGATTTCTTCTCCTACATACTGTTATAGGTTttaggagtttcaggctgcttaccacttcAGGCAGAAATCTTCACACTTTTTGatgcatttcagaactgcagattcctctgcttggagcaacagtgaagtgggcagggctgtacggatttcttctcttacatctgcaagcagagtctgaacatcagacaggatggcattgtctctctcaatccgtgcaatggctattgctgtaggtttcaggagtttcaggctgcttatcactctctcccaaaacacatcatccaggaggatcctcttgatggggctgtttatatcggcagactgtgatatggccaattcttggagactccttcccctccaggagactgtcaaacgtgatgacaacaccaccccaacgggtgttgcagGGCAACTTCAATGTGTTGCTCTTATTCTTcacactttgcttggtgaggtagattgatGCCATAACTTGATgactactatttactagttaacaaaaaatgtatgtcataaaatatattcatcccacccagtactgtaataacttaccagaaagcatgtagtctttggctcagacagtgtagtagtgtggactcaatagcatctcattagtgtgcaagatcttgagaatcagctgtacatgcgATGGacgaatgcactgtgcatgcagagggttgcagtTCCATTGTATTGCAGacagtttaaccaaaatatgccacaagacctagaattgccttacaTGTATAATACAATAAAGGTTCACctttataagctaactttttggtgaatttaagcaaaattcccggTCTTAACGTCACATGGAAAATTTCCTGAACATTTCCAGAaagtttcagaccctttgcaaccctaataaTGATAGATTAGTAAATTATATTGGTAGAGGATGATGCTCATCTGTTCTCTTTTCTTTAAAAGGCTGACACGGACCAGGTGATGGGTTTTCAACAAACGTTCCTGCTGAAGAACGTGGACAACAAATGGATCTGCACAAATGACATGTTCAGATTGGCACTACATAACTTTGGAGCATAGGAGGAAATGGAAGGATCATGTACCTTCCACAGAGTTAGCTTTTTATATTACTTTTCAACTttacgtgtgtgtgagagaatgatTGTCAGATTCTTGTCTTCAATAAACTCATTAACCAGTTATTCTGTATTAGGAGGAAATTGAGACAAATGTGTTCTGCACAGTTAACTGCATACTGTTACAGTGGTGGTGAATTGTGATGTCCAGACTAGAGGtctaccgattatgatttttcaaggccaataccgattaatcggccaatttttaaaatgtgtgtgtgtgtgtatatatatatacacacacacacacatttttgtaataatgacaattgcaacaatactgaatgaacacttattttaacttaatataatacatatgggcttttggatgggtgttcctaaggtgattccacaggttggtggtattttttttatttagccattgctgaccccatgcttacatctttatcacaaataagacaccttgctttccctggtgccaattccatgtaatagtcccacactggtgctttgcttttctctgccatctgtaaaGACAATGATACTGAAGAGTCTGCTTAGGAAATACTCATctgtttgaataaaaatagagtttaagttacctgtgatgaatgttgaaaacaaaaactaATTTCTATATGCAGGAATTCCTATTTTTAATAATGGAcatggtaagaattgactaccaaagtgcgagtcataattcccatgacacctagcaaaatctgaaaagcggttccttcattcattccataggatatttttagattcacttaaaataaggtctgtgtttcgtgtaagcttacaccaccttgccaattttataactagatatccataggacaaggtaactgatcaatattggctaaatataagcaaagatcttttttgtttttgttttgtagatttatgaaaatatgttgaCAAACGTTACCTTACCCTAGTGAGATTTACACGGGTATCAAAACCCCGAGGCGGTTTAAgcctgcacgaaacacagacattatttgaagtagatcaagacattctctatggaagacaggAACGGTAAAATAACGAAGGAACTCCTTTCAAATGTAGCCGCAAGTTATTACATGAATTACAACGcgtcaactatttctctctaaaccatatacctttgactattacgagcctgctgctgcctaccacccctcagtcagactgctctatcaaatatcaaatcatagatttaataaacacacagaaatacaagccttaggtcaaatctggaaactatcaccTCGGGGTGGGatccatgagtctaaatattcctgtcacattgcacaaccttcaatgttgtgtcataattacgtacatttcaggcaaattagttcgcaaagagccaggcggcccaaactgttgcatataccctgactctgcgtgcaatgaacacaagagaaattacaatttcacctggttaatattgcctgctaacctggatttcttttagctaaatatgcaggtttaaaaatgtatacttgtgtattgattttaagaaaggcattgatgtttatggttaagtacacattggagcaacgacagtcgttgattgattgttttttataagataagtttaatgctagctagcaacttaccttggcttactgcattcacgtaacaggcaggcaggcgttggactagttaactgtaaggttgcaagattggttcccctgagctgacaaggtaaaaaaataatcctaggccgtcattgaaattaagaatgtgttcttaactgacttgcctagttaaataaagattaaataaaggtgtaaaaaaaatggcACCCAgaaataccgatttccaattgttataaaaacttgacatcggccctaattaatcggccattccgattaattggtcgacctctagtccagacATGGTGCACAGGAATACAACATAATAAATTCATTCCCAAATACGTTTCTGGTACGATTTGCCTTATTCTGTTACTCAAACTATAGTATTAGTTCCCAATATTGGATAACATTTCATCCATACATGCCTTGTTATTaggaaatggcaccctataaaaCCCTCAAACTCAACTTTGGACCGCGAAGCCAGTTCCACagcattttttcattgttcctttataaatcagggactgatttagacctgggacaccaggcaTGAGTaattcaggtagaacagaaaaccaggaTGCGCCGTGCCTTGTAGGGTAAGAGTCGAGTATCCCTTCTGTAGTAAAGTATAGGGTACCATTTCAAACGCAGTTTAACTAGGGAAGATCTCAATTGGCTACTCCTCGCGTCCTCTCATCTCCTCAAAACCAATTAGATGAGAAAGCctgaggtccctcccctctgacctccaATGGGTTGAGTAGGAGACAAGTGGAGGATGTGAGGATTATGCAATTGATCTTCCCATAGTCTTCTGCAAAGGTATAAACTGCCTCCTACGTGCAGCCAGCTGCAGtgtaccgatcgctgcagctgtacacagcccatctgtaaatagcccaaccaactacctacctacctcatccccatatttgtttttctgctcttttgcacaccagtatttctacttgcacatcctcatctgcacatacatcactccagtgtaaattgatAAATTGTAATTGTAcctcgccactattggcctatttattgccttacctccttacttcattcgcacacactgtatacagatttttctattgtgttattgactatgattgtttatcccatgtgtaactctgtttgttgcactgctttgctttcttggacaggtcgcagttgtaaatgagaacttgttctcaactggcctacctggttttttatttttttatttcacctttatttaagcaggtaggcaagttgagaacaagttctcatttacaattgcgacctggccaagataaagcaaagcagttcgacacatacaacgacacagagttacacatggagtaaaacaaacatacagtcaataatacagtataaacaagtctatatacgttgtgagcaaatgaggtgagataagggaggtaaaggcaaaaaaagccatggtggcaaagtaaatacaatatagcaagtaaaacactggaatgttagatttgcaatggaagaatgtgcaaactagaaataaaaataatggggtgcaaaggagcaaaataaattattaattaaatacagtagggaaagaggtagttgtttgggctaaattataggtgggctatgtacaggtgcagtaatctgtgagctgctctgacagttggtgcttaaagctagtgagggagataagtgtttccagtttcagagatttttgtaggtcgttccagtcattggcaacagagaactggaaggaaaggcggccaaagaaagaattggttttgggggtgactagagagatatacctgctggagcgtgtgctacaggtgggagatgctatggtgaccagcgagctgagataagggggactttacctagcagggtcttgtagatgacatggagccagtgggtttggcgacgagtatgaagcgagggccagccaacgagagtgtacaggtcgcaatggtgggtagtatatggggctttagtgacaaaacggattgcactgtgatagactgcatccaatttgttgagtagggtactTCTCGACTGATGTCTTcatatgttgcttcaatgtatccacataattttccctcctcgtgatgccatctattttgtgaagtgcaccagtctctcaaatcaaatcaaatcaaatgtatttatatagcccttcgtacatcagctgatatctcaaagtgctgtacagaaacccagcctaaagccccaaacagcaagcaatgcaggtgtagaagcacggtggctaggaaaaactccctagaaaggccaaaacccaggaagaaacctagagaggaaccaggctatgtggggtggccagtcctcttctggctgtgccgggtggagattataacagaacatggccaagatgttcaaaagttcataaatgaccagcatggtcgaataataataaggcagaacagttgaaactggagcagcagcacggtcaggtggactggggacagcaaggagtcatcatgtcaggtagtcctggggcatggtcctagggctcaggtcagttgaaactggagcagcagcacggccaggtggactggggacagcaaggagtcatcatgtcaggtagtcctggggcatggtcctagggctcaggtcctccgagagagagagagaaagaaggagagagttagagaacgcacacttagattcacacaggacaccgaataggacaggagaagtactccagatataacaaactgaccctagccccccgacacataaactactgcagcatagatactggaggctgagacaggaggggtcaggagacactgtggccccatccgaggacacccccggacagggccaaacaggaaggatataaccccacccactttgccaaagcacagcccccacaccactagagggatatcttcaaccaccaacttaccatcctgagacaaggctgagtatagcccacaaagacctccgccacggcacaacccaagggggggggggggtcagacaggatgaccacatcagtgaatcaacccactcaggtgacgcaccccctccagggacggcatgagagagccccagtaagccagtgactcagcccctgtaatagggttagaggcagagaatcacagtggaaagaggggaaccggccagacagagacagcaagggcggttcgttgctccagagccattccgttcaccttccgactcctgggccaaactacactcaatcatatgacccactgaagagatgagtcttcagtaaagac
The DNA window shown above is from Oncorhynchus mykiss isolate Arlee chromosome 18, USDA_OmykA_1.1, whole genome shotgun sequence and carries:
- the LOC110496368 gene encoding nuclear transport factor 2, whose product is MASKPVWEQIGAGFVQHYYQQFDSDRTKLADLYTDASCLTWEGVGFQGHKAIMEKITSLPFQSIQHSITAQDHQPTPDSCVMSMVMGQLKADTDQVMGFQQTFLLKNVDNKWICTNDMFRLALHNFGA